The following proteins come from a genomic window of Spirochaetaceae bacterium:
- a CDS encoding serine hydrolase — protein MAGDLGDRLAGAARRLIAGLQLAGAVTVVARAGKIVHLQAHGTMDIARERPMADDTIFRIYSMTKAVGTVAAMLLCEAGKLELDAPAADYLPALGRMRVAWSEEVGGRAMPGHRPSSSSVSPSDRTHPERATGKAGAAPRRAMTVRDLLRHTSGLPGNVAVNDRFRATGLPPLAECTLEEIGDHLDRVPLLYHPGSRWYYSVAADVVGRLVEVASGQRFDEFLQQRIFAPLGMVDTDFFCPPHKADRLAEMYGPDPAGGIMPVDAPQGGTVSSFSFRERPRFLSCGGGLVSTAHDYVRFCLMLSGNGTLGGVPLLQPATVARMTRNQLPATLLPIRKAPQERYDGLGFGLGFSVRVAPSGFVPGAEVGEYGWIGGASTEFTVSPRSGLVIITLTQFMPFSPLSRMVKTIVYDALEEDT, from the coding sequence ATGGCGGGCGATCTCGGCGATCGCCTCGCCGGCGCGGCGCGGCGGCTCATTGCCGGCCTGCAGCTTGCCGGCGCGGTGACGGTGGTCGCCCGCGCCGGCAAGATCGTGCACTTGCAGGCCCATGGAACGATGGACATCGCGCGCGAGCGGCCGATGGCGGACGACACCATCTTCCGCATCTACTCAATGACCAAGGCGGTGGGTACGGTGGCGGCGATGCTGCTGTGCGAGGCGGGCAAGCTGGAGCTGGATGCGCCGGCCGCGGACTACCTGCCGGCGCTCGGCCGGATGCGGGTAGCCTGGTCCGAAGAGGTCGGCGGCCGGGCGATGCCTGGGCATCGGCCTTCATCGTCTTCCGTGTCACCGAGTGACCGCACACACCCCGAGCGAGCCACCGGCAAGGCGGGCGCGGCGCCGCGGCGCGCCATGACGGTGCGCGACCTGCTGCGCCACACCTCCGGGCTGCCCGGCAACGTGGCCGTGAACGACCGCTTCCGGGCAACCGGCCTGCCGCCGCTCGCCGAGTGCACGCTGGAGGAGATCGGCGATCACCTCGACCGGGTTCCCCTGCTCTATCATCCCGGCAGCCGGTGGTACTACAGCGTCGCGGCCGACGTGGTGGGGCGCCTGGTGGAGGTGGCGTCGGGGCAGCGGTTCGACGAGTTCCTGCAGCAGCGCATCTTCGCGCCGCTCGGCATGGTGGACACTGACTTCTTCTGCCCGCCGCACAAGGCCGACCGGCTCGCCGAGATGTACGGGCCCGACCCGGCCGGCGGCATCATGCCGGTGGACGCTCCGCAGGGCGGCACCGTGTCCAGCTTCAGCTTCCGGGAGCGCCCGCGCTTCCTGTCCTGCGGCGGCGGCCTGGTGTCCACCGCGCACGACTACGTGCGCTTCTGCCTGATGCTGTCGGGCAACGGAACGCTCGGCGGCGTGCCGCTGCTGCAACCGGCAACCGTCGCGAGGATGACCCGCAACCAGCTCCCCGCCACGCTGCTTCCGATCCGCAAGGCACCGCAGGAGCGCTACGACGGGCTGGGCTTCGGACTCGGCTTCTCGGTGCGCGTGGCGCCGTCCGGCTTCGTGCCCGGCGCGGAGGTCGGCGAGTACGGCTGGATCGGCGGCGCGAGCACCGAGTTCACGGTCTCCCCCCGTTCCGGGCTGGTGATCATCACCCTCACCCAGTTCATGCCGTTTTCGCCACTCAGCCGGATGGTGAAGACGATCGTCTACGACGCGCTCGAGGAGGACACGTAA
- a CDS encoding arylsulfatase produces the protein MARRPNIVLIMADDLGFSDLGCYGSEIATPNLDRLAAGGMRFTHFYNNAVCVATRASLLTGQYCHRVGQGLGARLRGGANNVTFAELLRDAGYRTLMSGKWHNGADPGELPVDRGFDRYWGLLSGGSNYFNPGVRRPGEPEPVHKAPGNYRPWGDDRRVTHPFTPDNPDFYITDSFSDRAVSFLDRYGHDEQPFLLYLAYTAPHFPLHAPEADIARYQGRYRIGWDELRRRRYARLCDLGLVEERWGMSERDDACGTWAEARDKPRWDRKMAVYAAMVDRMDQGIGRVLAKIRALGKEQDTLVLFLSDNGGCGEHIDNSPDRPPGTVDTYATVDAPWANASNTPFRKYKVFDHEGGIATPLIACWPAVIEPGAISHEVGHVIDFLPTFADLAGAEYPDHYHGGRIAPADGISLAPLLRGEPRDPHPYLCWELEGCRAVRRGRWKAVSMGPPRQYAGHRFPSGHEGWELYDMDLDRCESNDLAAGRPHLVQELDALWHRWYDACRREQRRAQP, from the coding sequence ATGGCGCGACGCCCCAACATCGTGCTGATCATGGCGGACGACCTCGGCTTCAGCGACCTCGGCTGCTACGGCAGCGAGATAGCCACCCCGAACCTCGACCGGCTGGCCGCCGGCGGCATGCGCTTCACCCACTTCTACAACAACGCCGTGTGCGTGGCCACGCGCGCATCGCTGCTCACCGGCCAGTACTGCCACCGGGTGGGCCAGGGGCTCGGCGCCCGGCTGCGCGGCGGCGCCAACAACGTCACCTTCGCCGAGTTGCTGCGCGACGCCGGCTACCGCACGCTGATGTCCGGCAAGTGGCACAACGGCGCCGACCCCGGCGAGCTGCCGGTCGATCGCGGCTTCGACCGCTACTGGGGGCTGTTGTCCGGCGGCAGCAACTACTTCAACCCGGGCGTACGGCGGCCGGGCGAGCCGGAGCCGGTGCACAAGGCGCCCGGCAACTACCGGCCGTGGGGCGACGACCGGCGCGTCACCCACCCGTTCACGCCCGACAATCCCGACTTCTACATCACCGATTCGTTCTCGGACCGGGCGGTTTCCTTCCTGGACCGCTACGGGCACGACGAGCAGCCGTTCCTGCTCTACCTTGCCTATACTGCGCCGCACTTTCCCCTGCACGCTCCGGAAGCGGACATCGCCCGCTACCAGGGCCGCTACCGGATCGGGTGGGACGAACTGCGCCGGCGCCGCTACGCGCGCTTGTGCGACCTCGGCCTGGTGGAGGAACGCTGGGGCATGTCGGAGCGCGACGATGCGTGCGGCACCTGGGCAGAGGCGCGCGACAAGCCGCGCTGGGACCGCAAGATGGCGGTCTACGCGGCGATGGTGGACCGCATGGACCAGGGGATCGGGCGCGTGCTCGCCAAGATCCGGGCGCTCGGCAAGGAGCAGGACACCCTGGTGCTGTTTCTGTCCGACAACGGCGGCTGCGGCGAGCACATCGACAACTCACCCGACCGCCCGCCGGGCACCGTCGATACCTACGCCACCGTCGACGCGCCCTGGGCCAACGCCAGCAACACGCCGTTCCGGAAGTACAAGGTGTTCGACCACGAGGGCGGCATCGCCACCCCGCTCATTGCCTGCTGGCCGGCAGTCATCGAACCGGGCGCCATCAGCCACGAGGTGGGTCACGTGATCGACTTCCTGCCCACGTTCGCCGATCTGGCCGGCGCCGAATACCCGGACCACTACCACGGCGGGCGTATCGCCCCCGCCGACGGCATCAGCCTGGCGCCGCTGCTGCGCGGCGAACCGCGCGACCCGCACCCGTACCTGTGCTGGGAGCTGGAAGGCTGCCGGGCGGTGCGCCGCGGGCGCTGGAAGGCGGTGAGCATGGGACCGCCGCGCCAGTACGCCGGCCACCGGTTCCCATCCGGCCACGAGGGCTGGGAGCTGTACGACATGGACCTGGACCGCTGCGAATCCAACGACCTGGCCGCCGGGCGTCCGCACCTGGTGCAGGAACTGGACGCCCTGTGGCACCGCTGGTACGACGCCTGCCGGCGCGAACAGCGCCGCGCGCAGCCGTGA
- a CDS encoding ABC transporter ATP-binding protein, whose product MPATSPIIRASQVSREFVLGQERVQAVRQVDMELSPGRLALIRGKSGSGKTTLLNILGGLDRPTTGVVFYHERDLHIFSEREMTRWRRTSAAFVFQAFALIPGLTAAENVDVPLRIAGISPRDAGKRALQYLDMVGLAPRAHHRIYELSGGEQQRVAVARALVKEPEVLLADEPTGELDQTTGHRVLALLRSLAHERGIAICLTSHDPSASDFADEVYSMKDGRLTAGRSAA is encoded by the coding sequence ATGCCAGCGACATCACCGATCATTCGAGCCTCCCAGGTGTCCCGTGAGTTCGTGCTCGGCCAGGAGCGGGTGCAGGCCGTGCGCCAGGTAGACATGGAACTCTCACCCGGCCGCCTGGCGCTGATTCGCGGCAAGTCGGGCTCCGGCAAGACGACGTTGCTGAACATCCTCGGCGGCCTCGACCGGCCTACTACCGGCGTCGTGTTCTACCACGAGCGCGACCTGCACATCTTTTCGGAGCGCGAGATGACCCGTTGGCGGCGCACCAGCGCCGCATTCGTGTTCCAGGCGTTCGCGCTCATCCCCGGGCTCACCGCCGCCGAGAACGTCGACGTGCCGTTGCGCATCGCCGGCATCAGCCCGCGCGACGCGGGCAAGCGCGCGCTGCAATACCTGGACATGGTGGGGTTGGCGCCGCGCGCGCACCACCGCATCTACGAGTTGAGCGGCGGCGAGCAGCAGCGCGTAGCGGTGGCGCGGGCCCTGGTCAAGGAGCCGGAGGTGCTGCTCGCCGACGAGCCCACCGGCGAGCTCGACCAGACCACCGGCCATCGCGTGCTCGCACTGCTGCGCAGCCTGGCTCACGAGCGCGGCATCGCCATCTGCCTGACCAGTCACGATCCTTCCGCTTCCGACTTTGCCGACGAGGTGTATTCCATGAAGGACGGCCGGCTCACCGCCGGACGGAGTGCCGCGTGA
- a CDS encoding HlyD family efflux transporter periplasmic adaptor subunit — translation MTLPEPVRLRGRFLPAAPLAAALLAAMLLGACDALPDEDEDLPRELPPIPLRSRAVTYPVEQIDLAVEVRGTAVVTPTREVELYFREPGRLTVLNTSVRDEVRANQVLARLESADLEQELRLAEMDLEIARLRHQAMAAGNLTRTERAINELELSKQEIRTEYLRDRVGAYVIRSPYNGVVKTVRGKVGELVQEYTTIIEVSDPTELELQMRVNIDEFERVIPGQPVLIEVSRGSWSPGEVVAVSSRNQATDPTLRRDEYIAHLALEDSSIELRAQARLTARIIVENRPQTLVIPAAGLREFRERTYVRVLEGELRREVDVRVGIRTDTQVEILTGLEPGQLVVGK, via the coding sequence GTGACGTTACCCGAACCGGTCCGCCTGCGGGGCCGCTTCCTGCCCGCGGCCCCACTGGCGGCAGCGCTGTTGGCGGCCATGCTGCTGGGCGCCTGCGACGCCCTCCCCGATGAAGACGAGGATCTGCCGCGCGAGTTGCCGCCCATTCCGTTGCGCTCGCGGGCGGTTACCTATCCGGTAGAGCAGATCGACCTGGCGGTCGAGGTACGCGGCACCGCCGTGGTAACGCCGACGCGCGAGGTGGAACTGTACTTTCGCGAACCGGGCAGGCTGACCGTGCTCAACACGTCGGTTCGCGACGAGGTGCGGGCCAACCAGGTGCTTGCCCGGCTGGAGAGCGCCGATCTGGAGCAGGAGCTGCGCCTCGCCGAGATGGACCTGGAGATCGCCCGGCTTCGGCACCAGGCGATGGCGGCCGGCAACCTGACGCGCACGGAGCGGGCCATCAACGAACTGGAGCTCTCCAAGCAGGAGATCCGCACCGAGTATCTGCGTGACCGCGTGGGCGCCTACGTGATCCGCTCACCCTACAACGGCGTGGTCAAGACGGTGCGCGGCAAGGTGGGAGAACTGGTCCAGGAGTACACGACGATCATCGAAGTCTCCGACCCCACCGAGCTGGAACTGCAGATGCGGGTCAACATCGATGAATTCGAACGCGTCATTCCCGGACAGCCGGTGCTGATCGAGGTCAGCCGCGGTTCCTGGTCGCCCGGCGAGGTGGTTGCGGTGAGCAGCCGCAACCAGGCCACCGATCCCACCCTGCGCCGAGACGAGTACATCGCCCACCTCGCGCTCGAGGACTCCTCCATCGAACTGCGTGCCCAGGCGCGCCTGACCGCCCGCATCATCGTCGAGAACCGGCCGCAGACACTGGTGATTCCGGCTGCCGGCCTGCGCGAATTCCGGGAGCGCACCTACGTGCGCGTACTCGAAGGCGAGTTGCGCCGCGAAGTCGACGTACGCGTCGGCATCCGCACCGACACCCAGGTAGAGATCCTCACCGGTCTGGAGCCCGGCCAACTGGTAGTCGGCAAGTGA